A single region of the Biomaibacter acetigenes genome encodes:
- a CDS encoding 8-oxoguanine deaminase, whose protein sequence is MKTLIKNADIIATFDDHMREIKGGWIYIENNVIKDMGTDFPPELEKDREISGKGMVFLPGFVNTHHHFYQSLFRAVPEVQSAKLFDWLVFLYERWKNIDEEAVRISTSVAIMEMMKSGVTTTTDHMYLFPRGHEGLMDAQIEAAKNTGVRFHATRGSMCLSKKDGGLPPDSVVQEEEVILKDCERVIKKYHDPRPFAMTRVALAPCSPFSVTEQLMKDTVEMAEKYDVLLHTHLAETMDEDEFCLSMFNLRPVDYMEKVGWLNPRVWFAHMVYLSDDDIKRLSDARAGMAHCPTSNMRLGSGIAPVTNMKGTAIRIGLGVDGSASNDSGNFLLEVRNALLLQRVKYGSDAITPREVLRMGTMGGAEVLRMDKEIGSIEKGKAADIIGFKMDRLEFAGGLLDPVGSLVLCDAKAVDFSMINGEIVIEEGRFTRLDEKYYINEQNKISKKLNS, encoded by the coding sequence GTGAAGACATTGATTAAAAATGCGGACATAATAGCCACCTTTGATGACCACATGAGGGAGATAAAGGGCGGGTGGATTTATATTGAAAACAATGTAATAAAAGACATGGGTACGGACTTTCCGCCGGAACTGGAAAAAGACCGGGAGATTTCCGGGAAGGGAATGGTGTTTTTGCCGGGGTTCGTGAACACCCACCATCATTTTTACCAATCTCTTTTCAGGGCGGTGCCGGAGGTCCAGAGCGCCAAGCTCTTCGACTGGTTGGTTTTCCTTTACGAGAGATGGAAGAACATCGACGAGGAAGCGGTGAGAATATCCACTTCCGTTGCCATCATGGAGATGATGAAAAGCGGTGTAACCACCACCACCGACCACATGTACCTTTTCCCCAGGGGTCATGAGGGACTCATGGATGCCCAGATAGAGGCGGCAAAAAATACGGGTGTGAGATTCCATGCCACCCGGGGCAGCATGTGCCTTTCCAAAAAAGATGGAGGGCTTCCGCCGGATTCGGTAGTGCAGGAGGAAGAAGTTATTTTAAAAGATTGTGAAAGGGTTATAAAAAAATATCATGATCCCCGACCCTTTGCCATGACCAGGGTGGCCCTGGCGCCGTGTTCCCCCTTTTCCGTCACGGAGCAGTTGATGAAAGACACCGTGGAAATGGCGGAAAAATACGATGTACTGCTCCACACTCACCTGGCGGAAACAATGGATGAGGATGAATTCTGCCTTTCCATGTTCAATTTGAGGCCCGTGGATTATATGGAAAAAGTTGGATGGCTAAATCCCAGGGTATGGTTTGCCCACATGGTTTACCTTTCCGATGATGACATTAAGAGGCTTTCTGATGCCCGGGCTGGCATGGCCCACTGCCCCACATCCAACATGAGGCTGGGTTCCGGCATCGCCCCTGTCACCAATATGAAGGGTACCGCCATAAGGATTGGCCTGGGAGTGGACGGCAGTGCCAGCAATGATTCCGGCAATTTTCTGCTGGAGGTAAGAAACGCCCTGCTTCTGCAGCGGGTGAAATACGGCTCTGATGCCATTACCCCCCGGGAGGTGCTGCGCATGGGCACTATGGGCGGAGCCGAGGTGCTGCGCATGGATAAGGAGATAGGCTCCATAGAAAAGGGCAAAGCCGCCGACATCATAGGTTTTAAGATGGACCGGCTGGAATTTGCGGGAGGCCTCCTGGATCCCGTGGGGTCCCTGGTGCTCTGCGACGCTAAAGCCGTGGACTTTTCCATGATAAACGGCGAAATAGTCATTGAAGAAGGCCGCTTCACAAGGCTGGATGAAAAATATTACATCAATGAACAAAATAAAATTTCAAAGAAACTAAATTCGTAA
- a CDS encoding threonine synthase produces the protein MARVLMLKCVLCGRTYREREVDYTCPHCGMDGTLDVLYDYDEIKKHFTRECLEKSRDFTQWRYRDILPVNDETNIQPLEVGFTPLYDSGVLAREYGAKKVYIKDDGRNPTASLKDRASAVGVARALDYGKNTIACSSTGNAASSMAGFAAVAGLKSFIFVPESAPEAKVAQLLIYGATVVLVKGNYEDAFNLSTAAIYKFGWYNRNCGINPYLVEGKKTCGLEIAEQLGWEAPDRIFIAVGDGCCISGLYKAFYDLKALGFIDRMPKLVGVQAAGSSPIYHAFKYHLPKVEFVKPDTLADSIAVGAPRNWAKALRAVRQTAGDMVTVTDEEILEAMKELARKTGVFGEPAGVTGFAGFKKMAKERYIGMDERIAIVVTGNGLKDIASARKAVAKPILVEPDINELLKRICC, from the coding sequence ATGGCCCGGGTATTAATGTTAAAGTGCGTGCTTTGCGGCAGGACTTACAGGGAAAGGGAGGTGGACTACACCTGCCCCCACTGCGGGATGGACGGTACCCTGGACGTGCTCTACGACTATGATGAGATTAAAAAACATTTTACCAGGGAATGTCTCGAAAAAAGCCGGGATTTTACCCAATGGAGATACCGTGACATATTACCTGTAAATGATGAAACTAATATACAGCCCCTGGAGGTGGGCTTTACACCTCTCTATGACAGCGGGGTGCTGGCCCGGGAGTACGGAGCGAAAAAGGTGTACATAAAGGATGACGGCAGAAACCCGACGGCGTCGCTCAAAGACAGGGCCAGCGCCGTTGGAGTAGCCAGGGCTCTGGACTATGGCAAAAACACCATTGCTTGTTCCTCCACCGGCAATGCCGCCAGTTCTATGGCGGGATTTGCGGCGGTGGCAGGGCTTAAAAGTTTTATATTTGTACCCGAGAGCGCTCCGGAGGCCAAGGTGGCCCAGCTTTTGATTTACGGCGCCACGGTGGTGCTGGTGAAGGGAAATTACGAGGATGCCTTCAATCTGTCCACTGCGGCCATATACAAATTCGGTTGGTACAACCGAAACTGCGGCATAAATCCGTATCTGGTGGAGGGCAAGAAGACCTGCGGCCTGGAAATTGCGGAACAGCTGGGATGGGAGGCGCCGGACAGAATCTTCATTGCGGTGGGCGACGGATGCTGTATCAGCGGACTCTACAAGGCCTTTTACGACCTGAAAGCCCTGGGATTTATCGATCGTATGCCAAAACTTGTGGGAGTTCAGGCCGCCGGCAGCAGCCCCATATATCATGCATTTAAATACCATCTGCCAAAAGTGGAATTCGTGAAACCTGATACCCTGGCGGACAGCATAGCCGTGGGGGCCCCCAGAAATTGGGCCAAAGCGTTGAGGGCGGTGAGGCAAACCGCCGGAGATATGGTAACGGTCACCGATGAGGAGATCCTGGAGGCTATGAAGGAACTGGCCCGGAAGACCGGGGTTTTCGGAGAGCCCGCCGGGGTCACCGGATTTGCGGGATTCAAAAAAATGGCAAAAGAACGTTATATTGGCATGGATGAGCGTATAGCCATAGTAGTGACCGGCAATGGATTAAAGGACATCGCCAGCGCCCGCAAAGCTGTAGCAAAACCGATCCTGGTGGAACCGGATATAAATGAACTGCTGAAGAGAATATGCTGCTAG
- a CDS encoding FAD binding domain-containing protein yields the protein MKEFNYHRAKTLQEALCWLRDFKGDIKVLAGGTDLVVRLKEDMVKEHHILDISGIGELKGIYRDEGYIHVLPLTTHAEIVESPEVASFAPILRQACLSIGSPQIRNRGTLGGNVGNASPAGDSIAALYALEARVKIVSCRGERDIPVEDLFEGPKKTVLSPDEIISDIYMPEMKDDVRGIFKKLGQRDALAISVVNVAVKLKFGSGSKKILKAIIALGAVAPTVVRARKVESALMTVQIVDFLDAPDFTGRLMNICGTVREEVMPISDVRASMKYRRDISVNLLYEGMLELLTGAGR from the coding sequence ATGAAAGAATTCAATTACCACAGGGCGAAAACCCTGCAGGAGGCCCTTTGCTGGCTCCGGGACTTCAAGGGCGATATAAAGGTGCTGGCCGGAGGTACTGACCTGGTGGTGCGGCTGAAGGAGGATATGGTGAAGGAACACCATATCCTGGATATCAGCGGGATCGGGGAATTAAAAGGGATTTACAGGGATGAAGGTTACATCCATGTACTCCCCCTCACCACCCATGCCGAGATCGTAGAATCCCCCGAAGTGGCATCCTTCGCACCCATTTTGAGGCAGGCCTGCCTTTCCATAGGCTCCCCCCAGATAAGAAACCGCGGCACCCTCGGGGGCAATGTGGGCAACGCATCCCCCGCCGGAGACTCCATAGCGGCTCTCTACGCTCTGGAGGCCCGGGTGAAGATTGTAAGTTGCCGGGGAGAACGGGATATACCCGTGGAAGACTTGTTTGAAGGCCCCAAAAAGACAGTATTGTCTCCAGACGAAATTATATCCGATATTTACATGCCGGAGATGAAAGACGATGTAAGGGGAATTTTCAAAAAGCTAGGGCAAAGAGATGCCCTGGCCATATCGGTGGTCAATGTGGCAGTAAAACTAAAATTTGGCTCCGGCTCTAAAAAAATACTAAAGGCGATCATAGCCCTTGGCGCTGTGGCTCCTACGGTGGTCAGGGCCAGAAAGGTGGAAAGCGCGCTCATGACCGTTCAAATCGTTGATTTTTTGGACGCACCCGATTTTACCGGCAGGCTCATGAATATCTGCGGTACGGTCCGGGAAGAAGTGATGCCTATCTCCGATGTGAGGGCTTCTATGAAATATCGAAGGGACATAAGCGTGAACCTGCTGTATGAGGGCATGCTGGAACTGCTTACGGGTGCCGGGAGGTGA
- a CDS encoding xanthine dehydrogenase family protein molybdopterin-binding subunit: protein MEENYIGKGLKRLDAEEKVTGKTLYMTDLKFPDMLWGTVLRAKYPHAIIKSIDTSGAEALPGVEAVITWRDVPGFNGFGIVVPDQPVLCREKVRYRGDAVAAVAATSKELAKRALELIEVQYEELPVVESPLEGAKSEAPKVHEKGNIHLHTHVKRGNVRRGFEEADIVIENTYYTGRQEHAFLETEGGVAVPEADGSISIYAGSQYPYRDRMQLARCLAMPEEKIRIISSPVGGAFGGKDELTIQPILAILALKSRKPVKMVMGREESMISYWKRHPMILEYRTGAKKDGTLVANEIKIYSDTGAYASLGGPVLNLAIESSCGPYRIPNVDIDGYCVYTNNCVAGAMRGFGVPQVTFAMETQIDVLAEKLGMDPIEIRRKNALEDGDVAPIGHHLVTSVGIGKVLEKIENSRLWKERRKMTKADEEKPWIKRGVGMAITWQGIGLGVGLPDNSNAIIQMKRDGGFTVRVGCVEMGQGALTVFAQIAAEALYCPVENIEVIVGDTGATVDSGTTTASRSTYAAGNSIILASNKILDIMKEKAASMLGAKPEELDVKDGLIFHRQNLIPGLSYGQIAGAFQQGSGLPRTEGLFKFPVADKSIEGAFGLPHHIYGFCGQVALVEVDTLTGKVKVLEGLTVIDAGTVINRKGLEGQAEGGFVMGMGYALTEDVLTKRGNVMTPNFSTYIIPTSKDAPEIIETITVDSREETGPYGAKGIGEIVMVPTAPAITCAIHHATGKRVLKIPATAEYIYSLLTGGSQSEDID, encoded by the coding sequence ATGGAGGAAAATTACATAGGAAAGGGTTTAAAGCGCCTGGACGCGGAGGAAAAAGTCACGGGGAAGACTCTTTATATGACGGACCTGAAGTTTCCCGATATGCTCTGGGGGACAGTGCTCCGGGCAAAATACCCCCATGCAATTATAAAATCCATCGATACATCCGGAGCGGAAGCCCTACCGGGGGTGGAGGCAGTAATCACATGGCGGGATGTACCGGGGTTCAACGGCTTTGGCATTGTGGTACCTGACCAGCCGGTGCTGTGTCGGGAAAAGGTGAGGTACCGGGGCGATGCCGTAGCGGCAGTGGCAGCGACTTCAAAAGAACTGGCAAAAAGGGCCCTGGAGCTCATCGAGGTCCAATACGAGGAACTGCCTGTAGTGGAGAGCCCCCTGGAAGGTGCAAAGTCCGAAGCACCGAAAGTGCATGAAAAGGGCAACATACACCTTCATACACACGTGAAAAGAGGAAATGTCCGGAGAGGTTTTGAAGAGGCGGATATCGTAATTGAAAACACCTATTACACCGGCAGGCAGGAGCATGCCTTTCTGGAGACTGAAGGTGGAGTGGCAGTTCCCGAAGCCGATGGGTCCATATCAATTTATGCAGGTTCCCAGTACCCTTACAGGGACAGGATGCAGCTGGCCCGCTGTCTTGCCATGCCGGAGGAGAAGATAAGGATAATTTCAAGCCCCGTGGGAGGAGCCTTTGGAGGCAAGGACGAGCTCACCATACAGCCCATCCTGGCAATCCTGGCCTTAAAATCGCGAAAGCCAGTGAAAATGGTGATGGGCCGGGAAGAGTCTATGATTTCCTACTGGAAGCGCCATCCCATGATTTTGGAGTACAGGACCGGAGCAAAAAAAGATGGCACCCTGGTGGCCAATGAAATTAAGATTTATTCAGATACCGGTGCGTATGCCTCCCTGGGAGGGCCGGTTTTAAACCTGGCCATAGAATCCAGCTGCGGTCCCTACAGGATACCCAATGTAGATATAGACGGCTACTGCGTGTATACCAATAACTGCGTGGCCGGGGCCATGAGGGGGTTTGGAGTGCCCCAGGTGACCTTCGCCATGGAGACTCAGATAGACGTGCTGGCGGAAAAGCTCGGCATGGACCCCATAGAAATCCGCAGGAAAAACGCCCTGGAAGACGGCGATGTGGCACCCATAGGTCACCACCTGGTGACCAGCGTGGGAATAGGAAAGGTTCTGGAGAAAATCGAAAACAGCCGCCTATGGAAAGAACGGCGGAAAATGACAAAGGCCGATGAAGAGAAGCCCTGGATAAAGCGGGGGGTTGGCATGGCCATCACCTGGCAGGGTATAGGCCTGGGAGTGGGACTTCCCGACAACAGCAATGCCATAATTCAGATGAAGAGGGATGGGGGCTTTACCGTAAGAGTAGGTTGTGTGGAAATGGGCCAGGGAGCATTGACGGTATTTGCCCAGATAGCCGCCGAGGCCCTGTACTGTCCCGTGGAAAATATAGAGGTGATAGTCGGGGATACCGGGGCTACGGTGGATTCCGGCACCACCACCGCCTCCAGGAGTACCTATGCCGCCGGGAACAGCATAATCCTGGCATCAAACAAGATTCTGGACATCATGAAAGAAAAGGCTGCTTCAATGCTCGGCGCAAAGCCCGAGGAGCTGGATGTAAAGGATGGCTTGATATTCCACAGGCAAAATCTCATACCGGGCCTTTCATACGGACAGATTGCCGGCGCATTTCAACAGGGTTCCGGGCTTCCCCGCACCGAAGGACTTTTTAAATTCCCCGTGGCGGATAAGAGCATTGAAGGGGCTTTCGGGCTTCCGCACCACATTTACGGTTTCTGCGGCCAGGTTGCCCTGGTGGAAGTCGACACCCTGACGGGAAAGGTGAAAGTCTTAGAGGGCCTCACTGTGATAGATGCGGGTACGGTCATTAACCGTAAAGGACTTGAAGGCCAGGCGGAGGGCGGTTTTGTGATGGGCATGGGCTATGCCCTGACGGAAGATGTGCTGACGAAAAGGGGCAATGTCATGACCCCTAATTTCTCCACATACATAATTCCCACCTCTAAAGATGCCCCGGAGATTATCGAGACTATCACCGTGGATTCCAGGGAAGAAACAGGTCCTTACGGGGCCAAGGGCATAGGGGAAATAGTCATGGTGCCCACGGCACCGGCCATCACCTGTGCCATACACCACGCCACCGGCAAAAGAGTATTGAAGATACCGGCTACGGCTGAATATATCTACAGTTTGCTGACAGGGGGGAGTCAGAGTGAAGACATTGATTAA
- a CDS encoding PLP-dependent cysteine synthase family protein, protein MDKELVWGPTFEEMLHPEKIPEEIRKKALKAREEAPLDPINLFNITWKKPDGTPCYMVLPKKLTGVDANIIVLYGRDFPTGSHKVGATYAVTVENQLYGRIKPGEHTVVYPSTGNYGIGGAWVGPRMGYDSLVILPELMSRERFEKIASYGARYIKTPGCESSVKEIYDKCRELSKDPKVKVLNQFEVMANYRFHYYVTGNTIAELMADLKSKGIGDGGCAAFVSAMGSAGTIAAGDRLKEVFPGLRIVGLEPIQCPTLYSNGYGDHDIQGIGDKHVTWIHNCLNMDTLMCIDDIECKKGLQLLTDPVGMEYLAAKAGIDEEDVKQMAAIFGISGVCNVLGAIKAAKFWRMDSRRNIVTILTDAIDRYHSVMAELDKKYGRMDMAGAALRYHSIFRGMKLDYIQEGTVNNRERWFNLKYYTWVEQQGKTVEELNAQKSNAWWQQERERVCEIDKLLKAVRGF, encoded by the coding sequence ATGGATAAAGAGCTTGTTTGGGGACCGACCTTTGAAGAAATGCTGCACCCGGAGAAAATTCCGGAAGAGATAAGAAAAAAGGCGCTGAAGGCCAGAGAGGAGGCACCCCTTGACCCTATAAACCTTTTCAACATCACCTGGAAGAAGCCCGATGGCACACCGTGTTATATGGTGCTTCCTAAAAAGCTTACGGGGGTGGATGCCAATATTATAGTGCTCTACGGCCGGGATTTCCCCACGGGGTCCCATAAGGTGGGGGCTACCTATGCCGTAACCGTGGAAAACCAGCTATACGGCCGTATAAAGCCCGGAGAGCATACTGTGGTATATCCTTCCACCGGCAATTACGGTATAGGCGGAGCATGGGTAGGGCCCAGGATGGGCTATGATTCTCTGGTTATTTTGCCGGAACTCATGAGCAGGGAGAGATTTGAGAAGATAGCAAGTTACGGTGCCAGATACATAAAGACTCCGGGATGTGAATCCAGTGTCAAGGAGATCTACGATAAATGCAGGGAGCTTTCAAAGGACCCAAAAGTTAAGGTATTAAACCAGTTTGAGGTTATGGCCAACTACAGGTTCCATTACTATGTGACGGGAAACACCATAGCGGAACTGATGGCGGACCTTAAGTCAAAAGGTATCGGCGATGGCGGCTGCGCGGCCTTTGTTTCCGCCATGGGCTCTGCCGGGACCATAGCCGCCGGCGACAGACTGAAGGAAGTTTTTCCCGGCCTCAGGATAGTAGGTTTGGAGCCCATTCAGTGTCCCACCCTTTACAGCAACGGCTACGGAGACCATGACATTCAGGGCATAGGCGACAAGCATGTTACATGGATTCACAATTGTCTAAACATGGATACCCTCATGTGTATAGACGATATAGAGTGCAAAAAGGGACTTCAGCTTCTGACAGACCCGGTGGGGATGGAATACCTGGCGGCAAAGGCGGGTATCGACGAAGAAGATGTCAAACAGATGGCCGCCATTTTCGGCATCTCTGGAGTATGCAATGTGCTGGGGGCTATTAAGGCCGCCAAATTCTGGCGCATGGACAGCCGCAGGAATATAGTCACCATACTGACGGATGCCATAGACAGGTACCATTCGGTGATGGCCGAACTCGATAAAAAATACGGCAGGATGGATATGGCCGGGGCGGCGTTGCGTTACCATAGCATATTCCGTGGCATGAAGCTGGACTACATCCAGGAAGGCACCGTGAACAACCGCGAACGATGGTTCAACCTCAAATACTACACCTGGGTGGAGCAGCAGGGTAAGACCGTGGAAGAGCTCAACGCCCAGAAGAGCAATGCATGGTGGCAGCAGGAAAGGGAGAGAGTCTGCGAGATAGATAAGCTGCTGAAAGCGGTCCGAGGGTTCTAA
- a CDS encoding N-acyl-D-amino-acid deacylase family protein → MFDIIIKNGKIIDGTGNPWFYADIAVKDGKIAAIGKLEGAETREAIDAKGLVVSPGFIDIHSHSDLEPMVNFRCESKVRQGVTTELVGNCGDSAAPVFGMAYDQQKEYIDGHYDISSNWHTVDEYLSKIDRAKPGINYATLVGHGTLRKSVMGYERRPATEDELSRMKDLLREALRQGAFGMSTGLIYPPGSFADTGELIEISKVMAEEGGIYSTHMRDEGEKLEEAVAEAIEIGRKAGVPVEISHHKACGRSYFGRVEKTLKMMEKARTEGIDVTCDVYPYTATATGLSSIIPDWAHEGGMEKLLDRIRDKTLREKIKEETHPVQMALSGYENIYISCVGSEENRKYQGASLADIGRELEKDPLDAALDLILEEKGDVGMIRFAMDEEDVKKVISHRLSMIGSDGSALAPYGVLGKGHPHPRNYGTFPRVISRYCREFKVISLEDAVKKMTYFPACRMGLSDRGLLKQGMAADITIFDFENVKDIATYENPHSYPDGIKYVIVNGVMVIKNGEHTGERPGKALRRL, encoded by the coding sequence ATGTTCGATATCATTATCAAAAACGGTAAAATCATAGATGGCACCGGGAATCCCTGGTTTTATGCGGACATTGCCGTAAAGGACGGGAAAATAGCCGCTATAGGAAAACTGGAAGGAGCCGAAACCCGGGAGGCCATAGATGCAAAGGGGCTGGTGGTTTCGCCGGGGTTTATAGACATTCATTCCCATTCGGACCTGGAGCCCATGGTGAACTTCCGCTGCGAGAGCAAGGTGCGCCAGGGGGTTACCACAGAACTGGTGGGAAACTGCGGGGACTCGGCGGCACCGGTGTTCGGCATGGCATACGACCAGCAGAAAGAATATATAGATGGCCATTATGACATCAGCTCCAACTGGCATACCGTGGACGAATACCTTTCAAAGATAGACAGGGCAAAGCCCGGCATAAATTACGCCACTCTGGTAGGCCATGGCACATTGCGAAAATCGGTGATGGGATATGAACGCAGGCCCGCGACAGAAGATGAGCTTTCCAGAATGAAGGACCTCCTGCGGGAGGCTTTACGGCAGGGAGCCTTCGGCATGAGCACAGGGCTCATATATCCCCCTGGTTCCTTTGCCGATACGGGTGAGCTCATAGAGATTTCTAAAGTGATGGCCGAAGAAGGCGGCATATATTCCACCCATATGAGGGATGAGGGAGAAAAACTGGAGGAAGCCGTGGCCGAAGCCATAGAAATAGGCAGAAAGGCGGGCGTCCCTGTGGAGATTTCCCACCACAAGGCCTGCGGGAGGAGCTATTTCGGCAGGGTGGAAAAGACCCTGAAGATGATGGAAAAGGCCCGGACAGAAGGCATCGATGTGACCTGTGATGTCTATCCCTATACGGCTACCGCCACTGGCCTTTCCTCCATAATCCCGGACTGGGCCCATGAAGGCGGCATGGAAAAGCTCCTGGATAGGATTCGGGATAAAACCCTCCGGGAAAAAATTAAGGAAGAGACCCATCCGGTGCAGATGGCATTGAGCGGCTATGAAAATATATATATATCCTGTGTGGGTAGCGAAGAGAACAGGAAATACCAGGGTGCAAGCCTTGCCGACATAGGTCGGGAACTGGAAAAAGACCCCCTTGATGCAGCCCTTGACCTCATTCTGGAGGAAAAGGGCGACGTGGGCATGATACGTTTTGCCATGGATGAGGAAGACGTAAAAAAGGTCATCAGCCACCGCCTATCCATGATAGGCTCCGACGGCAGCGCCCTGGCGCCTTATGGAGTGCTGGGGAAAGGCCATCCCCACCCCAGGAATTACGGCACTTTCCCCCGGGTAATCTCCCGGTACTGCCGGGAATTCAAAGTAATCTCCCTGGAAGACGCGGTAAAGAAGATGACGTACTTTCCGGCCTGCCGCATGGGCCTGTCCGATCGCGGACTTTTAAAACAGGGTATGGCTGCTGACATCACCATATTTGACTTTGAAAATGTGAAGGACATCGCCACTTATGAAAATCCCCATTCTTACCCCGATGGCATAAAATATGTTATCGTGAACGGCGTCATGGTCATTAAAAATGGGGAGCATACCGGCGAGCGTCCGGGGAAGGCGCTGAGGAGGCTGTAA
- a CDS encoding sigma-54 interaction domain-containing protein translates to MSEVLKNMQDTVVKYARVLSRILKVDVEIVDDRLNRIAGTGSFENRVNTDMSDEGYVYRTVLQTGEKKIIRNPGMHEICMRCPKRYHCEETFEISTPIKIGDEVIGVIGFVCFDQQQKNHILEDLDTYLEFLDQISDLISSKALEEIEKEKTLNAFNEKINTVSGSAENFGLDKILGESEKIKSLKEKVKKIARSSSTVLITGESGTGKELLARAIHMESYRADGPFVAINCAAIPETLLESELLGYTRGAFTGADVRGKMGKIELAHKGTLFFDEIGDMPLYLQSKLLRVLEQKEVTRLGSNKPVPVDVRFIAATNKDLERMIRERAFREDLYYRLNVIPLEVPPLRERKEDIEQLTKFFIEKYCRLFNKKVILIDDRLWEYMKMYDWPGNVRELENTVEYMVNMLGSDGIITMRLMPRKFMEDAGRAKDDIDSLEEMEARLIKRALNIYGRNVTAKKQVAKKLGIGMATLYRKLKKYGFD, encoded by the coding sequence TTGTCGGAAGTCCTCAAGAACATGCAGGATACCGTTGTCAAATATGCCCGGGTGCTTTCTCGCATATTAAAGGTGGATGTGGAGATAGTGGATGACAGGCTCAACCGCATTGCCGGCACCGGCAGTTTTGAAAACAGGGTCAATACCGACATGTCCGATGAGGGATATGTCTACAGGACGGTACTGCAGACCGGAGAAAAGAAAATCATCAGGAACCCCGGCATGCATGAAATATGCATGCGCTGCCCCAAGAGGTACCATTGTGAGGAGACCTTTGAGATAAGCACCCCTATAAAGATCGGCGATGAGGTTATAGGAGTTATAGGCTTCGTATGTTTTGACCAGCAGCAAAAAAACCACATACTGGAAGACCTGGACACATATCTGGAGTTTCTGGACCAGATATCGGATTTAATATCATCTAAGGCCCTGGAAGAGATTGAAAAGGAGAAGACCCTAAACGCCTTTAATGAAAAAATCAACACAGTTTCAGGCTCTGCGGAGAATTTTGGCCTCGACAAAATACTGGGTGAATCGGAAAAGATAAAATCATTGAAAGAAAAGGTTAAAAAAATTGCCCGCTCATCTTCCACGGTGCTGATTACAGGGGAAAGCGGTACCGGGAAGGAGCTTCTTGCCAGGGCCATCCATATGGAGAGCTACAGGGCTGATGGTCCTTTTGTAGCCATAAATTGTGCCGCCATCCCCGAGACGCTGCTGGAAAGCGAACTGCTGGGATATACGCGGGGCGCCTTTACCGGTGCCGATGTAAGGGGCAAGATGGGCAAGATTGAGCTGGCCCATAAGGGCACACTTTTTTTTGATGAAATAGGAGATATGCCCCTCTACCTGCAATCAAAACTGCTTCGGGTGCTGGAGCAAAAAGAAGTAACCAGGCTGGGCTCCAACAAACCCGTGCCGGTGGATGTGAGGTTTATCGCTGCCACCAACAAGGACCTGGAAAGGATGATAAGGGAAAGGGCCTTCAGGGAAGACCTATACTACAGGCTCAACGTCATACCTCTGGAGGTGCCGCCCCTGAGGGAGCGCAAGGAAGACATAGAGCAGCTAACCAAGTTTTTTATAGAAAAGTACTGTCGGCTCTTCAACAAAAAGGTCATTCTAATTGATGACAGGCTATGGGAATACATGAAAATGTACGATTGGCCCGGCAATGTGAGAGAGCTGGAAAACACAGTGGAGTACATGGTGAATATGCTGGGAAGCGACGGAATAATAACTATGAGGCTTATGCCCAGGAAATTCATGGAAGACGCCGGGAGGGCGAAAGACGACATAGACAGCCTGGAAGAAATGGAAGCAAGACTCATAAAAAGGGCCCTGAATATTTACGGCAGAAATGTTACAGCAAAAAAGCAGGTGGCAAAAAAACTGGGGATCGGTATGGCCACCCTTTACCGAAAATTAAAAAAATACGGGTTTGATTAA